Proteins found in one Chthoniobacterales bacterium genomic segment:
- a CDS encoding MCE family protein — protein MSEPVNGPKDHGQVVRGRSGISWAWLFPLVALAGAAWMYFDYLDSIGPEIEIRFTDAPGMEEGKTPLIFRGIVAGTVTKVHLNKELDEAVVTVRLEKFAAG, from the coding sequence TTGAGCGAACCGGTGAATGGACCGAAGGACCACGGACAAGTTGTCCGCGGGCGGAGCGGTATTTCCTGGGCGTGGCTTTTCCCGCTCGTCGCGTTGGCGGGAGCGGCGTGGATGTATTTCGACTACCTCGATTCAATCGGGCCGGAGATCGAAATCCGTTTCACCGATGCGCCTGGCATGGAGGAGGGCAAGACGCCGCTCATCTTCCGCGGCATCGTGGCCGGCACGGTGACCAAGGTGCACCTCAACAAGGAACTCGACGAGGCAGTTGTGACGGTGCGTTTGGAGAAGTTCGCCGCCGGTC